In one Nicotiana sylvestris chromosome 8, ASM39365v2, whole genome shotgun sequence genomic region, the following are encoded:
- the LOC138875428 gene encoding uncharacterized protein has translation MVDKIPGAPKLLPKRDVGQFIEQPYSEKAAPYAIPKTFKMPLYLKIYDGTIDPEDHIVHYAIAVKGNDLSKEQVTSVLLKTFGETLTEGALTWYSQLPARSITTFEEMADKFVIAHVGDKKAEARVNDIFAIRQSPGERIMDFLSRFNRVRMSLPNVSEGMAVAAFQNELSRNGSRATRKLLSRLMKYPPTTWEEIHNAYCAEVRADEDDLNGPIQWLTLVQAESRRDRHNDGRRDQSGPRLNRERHQPYVRTSVLPPPRHMEGPPRPYTGSQRNERGMPPLLSAHNFCVSPSEIVYALEKLDTNVKRPKKMKSDPNIRKSNALSEFHQERGYKTEDCIGLRQEVVRMLNQGHLKKLMSDRGRANFARRRELPQGPPKPPSPARTIQMIISGGNEATINHVKFTTMHKFKRSMTHERYDDFGDSIIFDKSDIDDLTFPHFDALVITLRILDTDVRRIMVDDGSGAYMSGISKDVATHKLNVDPLYPPVRQIRRKFNTAINEDVLADFVADLSAKIMREVEQEVSHTSHGKPNPWVLYTDAMFNASRSGLGLLLEVPTGEVIRQSIRCPDMTNNEAEYEAVIAGLKVEAGAFTQIREQKVITFIWRNVICCFGIPKEISCDNGPQFTGKKMTKFFEKWRIKQILSMPYHPAGNDQEESSNKTILNILKKA, from the exons ATGGTCGACAAGATACCAGGTGCCCCAAAGTTACTACCAAAACGAGACGTTGGTCAATTTATCGAGCAACCGTACAGCGAAAAAGCGGCTCCATATGCCATtcccaaaaccttcaaaatgccactgTACCTGAAGATATACGATGGTACTATAGATCCAGAAGATCATATCGTCCACTACGCTATAGCGGTGAAGGGAAACGATCTCTCGAAGGAGCAAGTAACATCGGTACTACTAAAAACGTTCGGTGAAACCCTAACAGAGGGAGCCCTAACCTGGTATTCACAACTACCGGCGCGGTCAATAACAACGTTCGAGGAAATGGCCGACAAGTTTGTCATTGCCCATGTAGGGGATAAGAAGGCGGAAGCCAGGGTGAATGACATATTCGCTATTAGGCAATCACCTGGCGAGAGAATCATGGACTTCCTCTCCCGATTTAACAGGGTGAGAATGAGCCTACCAAATGTATCAGAAGGGATGGCGGTAGCGGCCTTCCAGAACGAGCTGAGCAGGAACGGGTCGAGAGCAACCAGAAAATTATTAAgcaggctcatgaaataccctcccaccACCTGGGAAGAAATCCACAATGCCTATTGTGCCGAGGTGAGAGCCGACGAGGATGATCTTAATGGTCCAATCCAATGGCTGACATTGGTTCAAGCAGAATCGAGAAGGGATCGTCATAATGATGGTCGAAGGGATCAGTCGGGCCCCCGTCTCAACCGAGAAAGACATCAACCCTACGTCAGAACATCCGTCCTACCACCTCCTCGACATATGGAAGGGCCGCCTAGGCCGTACACTGGGTCTCAGcgaaacgaaagaggtatgcctccactcttatccgctcacaatttttgtgtttccccttcagaaatagtgtatgcaCTAGAGAAGCTCGACACGAATGTGAAACGGCCAAAAAAGATGAAGTCTGACCCAAATATTAGGAAGTCAAACGCCCTCTCTGAATTTCACCAAGAACGAGGTTACAAAACCGAGGATTGCATAGGTCTGCGACAAGAGGTAGTGAGAATGTTAAACCAAGGGCACTTGAAAAAACTGATGAGCGATCGCGGACGAGCCAACTTTGCCCGCAGACGCGAACTACCCCAGGGACCTCCAAAGCCGCCCTCTCCAGCTCGCACTATCCAAATGATCATCAGTGGAGGCAACGAAGCAACGatcaaccatgtgaagttcaccaccatgcataaatttaaacggtCGATGACCCACGAACGGTACGACGATTTTggagacagtatcatcttcgataagtcagatatcGACGATTTGACTTTCCCTCATTTCGATGCTCTTGTTATTACTTTACGTATCTTAGACACTGATGTAAGAAGAATAATGGTAGATGATGGAAGTGGCGCAT ATATGTCGGGCATCTCAAAAGACGTGGCCACACACAAGTTGAACGTCGATCCACTTTATCCGCCAGTACGTCAAATAAGAAGGAAATTCAATACTGCAATCAACGAGGAC GTACTCGCCGACTTCGTCGCCGATTTAAGTGCCAAAATAATGCGCGAGGTTGAGCAGGAAGTTTCACATACCTCCCATGGGAAACCCAACCCCTGGGTTCTTTACACCGACGCCATGTTCAATGCGTCAAGATCGGGATTGGGACTCTTACTCGAGGTCCCAACAGGGGAAGTTATCCGTCAGTCCATACGGTGCCccgatatgactaacaatgaggccgagtatgaggccgtaattgcaggGTTAAAG GTGGAAGCAGGTGCGTTCACCCAAATACGCGAACAGAAAGTCATCACATTTATATGGAGGAACGTCATATGTTgtttcggcatccccaaagagaTCAGCTGCGATAATGGACCCCAGTTCACTGGGAAGAAGATGACCaagttcttcgaaaaatggcgCATCAAGCAAATACTCTCCATGCCATATCATCCCGCTGGCAATGATCAAGAGGAATCCTCCAACAAAACCATATTGAATATCTTAAA